The sequence CATTTCAGCACCTCCTTAGCGGCCATGGCCTGGTCGCGGATGTTGAGGATACCGATGTTTTTATAGATGGATTTACGCCATTCGCGGCCTTTGGGCACCGGCGCGCCACGGTTATCCATCGATATATAGATATAGCCATCGTTAGCCATGCTGCCTACATATTCGCCGTTACGGCCGCTACCGTAGCTATCCGGAGCGGTTTGCGAGGCCGGTTCGCCGTATACGAAAAACACAACCGGGTATTTTTTCTTCGGGTCGAAGTTGGTAGGTTTCACCATCCAGCCGTCCATCTCAATGCCGTCAACCGTTTTTACTTTAAAAAACTCGGGGCCTTTCGCTTTATCAGCCGCGTTAACGGCAATGTTCTGGCCGCTCAGGTGCTTGTGATCGGGCAGACTAATGGTTTCGCTGGCCGGTAAAGTGTAGCTGTTGCTGAAGTTATGGCGGGCTATCTTGCCATTTGGCGAGATCTCGTAGCTGTGGGTACCCGGCTGATCCATTGGACTAACACGCACCGCTTTGGCGCTACCGTCAATTTTAACGCTGTACAGGTATTTCTGCGTAGCATTTTCTGGCGAGGCGATGAAGTAGATCAGGCCATCGGCTTCATCTACGTTGGAAATACTGATCACATCATAATCGCCTTTGGTAATCAGTTGTTCCTTACCATCACGATCTACGGTGTAGATATGGTTCCAGCCGTCCTTTTCGCTCATCCAAAGGAATTTCTTGTTGTGGTCTATCCAGGTCCAGCCGTCAGCATCGCGCACATCAACCCAGGCTTTGTCGGTTTCGCGATAAATAACGTGGGTAGAGGCGTTAGAAATATTGGCAATGAAGATCTGCTCCTCATTTTGCGCACGGTTCAGTTGCAGCAGGATCAGTTCGTTAGGATTGTTAGTCCAGTCCATACGCGGGATATAGTGTTGGATCGGATCGCCCGGCACCTTCATCCATTTGGTTTGGGCGGTAGCCACATCAACCACACCAATTTTAGCCGAGCTTGGGTCTTCACCAGCCACCGGGTACTCAACCGGCACGGTGAACGAATAGGTAGAGTCGGTGGTGTTCAGCATCAGGTAGTTTTTGATCTTGCGGGCATCTATCTGCCAGTAGGCAATATTGCGTCCATCCGGCGACCAGCGGAAGCCATCGCGGCAATCAAATTCCTCTTCGTAAACCCAATCGAATGTACCGTTGATCAGGCGCTTGCTCCCGTCTTTGGTCAGCGGCTTGATAATGCCGGTGGCCAGGTTCTCTACATAAAGATTGTGTTCGCTCACGTAAGCCACCTTACTGCCATCGGGCGAGAATTTTGCAAACATCAGCGATGACTCGGGCTTGCCTTTGCCCAATTTTTTAAGGGTTTTGGCTTTCAGATCGTACACCCAGTAATCGCCGCGGGTATCCTGGCGCCAAACGCGTTTGGTATTGGTGTTCAGCAGCACTTTGTTATCATCGGCCGAGAACGAGAAGCGGCGCGGTGTAAGTGCTGCCGTTTGTCCGGCAGGTGTAAGCATTGCGGCCGTAACCACGGTGGTGCTCTTTGAAGCATCACGAATATCTAATTCAACAATATTGCCGCCCTGCATGCGGTAATACTGGTAGCCATCTTTAGCCCATTGGGTGCCCCGCTGCGCGTTTGCAGCCTGGCCAATCAGCAGCAAGCCCGCTGCCAGCAACCCAAAGCCTTTGTAGTAGAATTTCGTTTTCATATGTCCCGGATTTTTTGGTTTTGATAAAAACTTTAACTGTATAAAGTGTTATTAAATTTGGCGGTAATTTAATACTTTCCAACCCATAATTTATATCAGCCTGTCATGAAAAAAATAAGCAGCATTTGTATAGCGTTTTTGATGTTTGTTGGAATGGCCAAAGCACAGGAGCTTGACCGCGGCGGATTTTTAAAGGATAGCCTGGATATTTACATGAACCGCGCCCTCACCAACTGGCGCATTCCAGGTGCTGCTGTTTGCGTGGTTAAGGATGGCAAGGTGGTATTGATGAAAACTTACGGCGTAAAGGAACTGGGCCTGCCCGATAAGGTTGACGAGAACACGCTGTTTATGATAGGCAGCAATACCAAAGCCTTTACCGCTACCGCACTGGCCATGCTGCAGGAGCGCAAACAGCTTTCGCTGGATGATAAGGTGACCAAATACATCCCTGAATTTAAACTGGATAATAAGGCCGCCGGCGAGCAGGCCATCATTAAAGACTTGCTTAGCCATCGACTGGGCTTCCAAACCTTCCAGGGCGATTTTACTTTTTATAATACCAATTTATCACGTAAGGAGGTGATCGAAAAGCTGGGCCACATGAAAGCAGCCTACCCTTTCCGCACCAAATGGGGTTATACCAATTCGGCATTTTTAACAGCTGGCGAGATCATCCCCAAGGTAACCGGCAGGCCATGGGAGGTATTTCTGAAGGATAATATCTTCGCCCCGCTGGGGATGATCAATACCCTGGCGCTAACCGCCGATATGCCCAAATCGCTGAACCGCACTGCCGCGCATACCCTGGTTGATGGCCGTTTGGTGGCTATCCCTTATTGCCAGATAGACGCGCTGGCGCCTGCCGGGGCCATCAGTTCGAGCATTAACGATATGAGCAAATGGGTTTTGGC comes from Mucilaginibacter mali and encodes:
- a CDS encoding serine hydrolase yields the protein MKKISSICIAFLMFVGMAKAQELDRGGFLKDSLDIYMNRALTNWRIPGAAVCVVKDGKVVLMKTYGVKELGLPDKVDENTLFMIGSNTKAFTATALAMLQERKQLSLDDKVTKYIPEFKLDNKAAGEQAIIKDLLSHRLGFQTFQGDFTFYNTNLSRKEVIEKLGHMKAAYPFRTKWGYTNSAFLTAGEIIPKVTGRPWEVFLKDNIFAPLGMINTLALTADMPKSLNRTAAHTLVDGRLVAIPYCQIDALAPAGAISSSINDMSKWVLALLDNGKVGQRQVIPAAAIAATREPQDIVSSIRHLNGETNYQLYGLGWFLQDYAGHRLVMHDGGVNGYVSSVTLVPQDKLGIVILTNTDQNSLYEALRWEIMDAYFKLPYRNYSESYLSFFKTNQANDQLVDKKLRDSVAMKRPTAMPLSAYTGKYVNDLYGTLTISIGGDLDQLQLRFEHHPKMFATAQPLGGNRFYVVFSDPELGKAVFPFTFANGRISGIRVKVADFIERDAYEFRKVQ
- a CDS encoding S9 family peptidase, which produces MKTKFYYKGFGLLAAGLLLIGQAANAQRGTQWAKDGYQYYRMQGGNIVELDIRDASKSTTVVTAAMLTPAGQTAALTPRRFSFSADDNKVLLNTNTKRVWRQDTRGDYWVYDLKAKTLKKLGKGKPESSLMFAKFSPDGSKVAYVSEHNLYVENLATGIIKPLTKDGSKRLINGTFDWVYEEEFDCRDGFRWSPDGRNIAYWQIDARKIKNYLMLNTTDSTYSFTVPVEYPVAGEDPSSAKIGVVDVATAQTKWMKVPGDPIQHYIPRMDWTNNPNELILLQLNRAQNEEQIFIANISNASTHVIYRETDKAWVDVRDADGWTWIDHNKKFLWMSEKDGWNHIYTVDRDGKEQLITKGDYDVISISNVDEADGLIYFIASPENATQKYLYSVKIDGSAKAVRVSPMDQPGTHSYEISPNGKIARHNFSNSYTLPASETISLPDHKHLSGQNIAVNAADKAKGPEFFKVKTVDGIEMDGWMVKPTNFDPKKKYPVVFFVYGEPASQTAPDSYGSGRNGEYVGSMANDGYIYISMDNRGAPVPKGREWRKSIYKNIGILNIRDQAMAAKEVLKWPFTDSTRVAVWGWSGGGSSTLNLMFQYPDIYKTGIAVAAVGWQLSYDNIYQERYMGVPTDEAGRAPFIKGSPVTYAKNLRGNLLYVHGTGDDNVHYKNAEMLINELVKYNRQFQLMSYPNRTHGISEGPGTSLHLRTLYTQYLKEHCPPGGR